A single window of Constrictibacter sp. MBR-5 DNA harbors:
- a CDS encoding DUF4157 domain-containing protein, with translation MQEVFAHSAQPLPYLERIQSAFGAEHDLGDVQAHLGPTAGFAAETLEAQAFTFGRHIVFRESPSLHLAAHEAAHVVQQRGGVDSIGSEAAQERHADAVATRVVHGRSAVDLLHGPRAGAGPGHGVLQFKKTSGTDKPKGFDLDELAKWPDQALRAWPMLDGTERTLIVLAIAARYGTEFAGTFKATTEQKKRAEPVNYYYGPGIDWVTPRKLISRGYRLAQRDSVHEWWVHPKGDVVTRRWDTDAAGSEGEDQQPVQERVPETPAPTPQVQPPEPMPPSAEVCVEIQTLTDAICDNAGQICRIADELGDDEAAQATCERARRSCEEAAKRSAACGPPAVS, from the coding sequence GAGGTCTTCGCACATTCGGCGCAGCCATTGCCGTATTTGGAGAGGATCCAAAGTGCGTTCGGGGCGGAGCACGATCTCGGCGATGTTCAAGCTCACCTCGGCCCTACCGCCGGCTTCGCCGCAGAGACGCTGGAAGCGCAGGCCTTCACGTTCGGTCGCCATATTGTCTTCCGTGAATCGCCGAGCCTGCATCTCGCCGCGCACGAGGCCGCGCACGTCGTGCAGCAACGTGGGGGCGTCGACAGCATCGGGAGCGAGGCCGCACAGGAGCGACATGCCGACGCCGTAGCCACCAGGGTGGTTCATGGTCGATCTGCCGTGGATCTGCTGCATGGTCCGAGGGCGGGCGCCGGCCCCGGGCACGGTGTGCTGCAATTCAAGAAGACGTCCGGCACAGATAAGCCGAAGGGCTTCGATCTTGACGAACTGGCCAAGTGGCCGGATCAGGCGCTACGGGCTTGGCCGATGCTCGACGGCACAGAGCGAACGCTGATCGTGCTGGCAATCGCGGCGCGGTACGGCACCGAGTTCGCCGGCACCTTCAAGGCGACGACGGAGCAGAAGAAGCGTGCCGAGCCTGTGAACTACTACTATGGACCTGGAATAGACTGGGTGACGCCACGGAAGCTGATCAGCCGCGGCTACCGTCTGGCACAACGTGACTCGGTGCATGAGTGGTGGGTGCACCCGAAGGGCGATGTGGTCACGCGCCGTTGGGACACGGACGCTGCCGGATCTGAGGGAGAGGATCAGCAGCCGGTCCAGGAGCGGGTTCCCGAGACGCCAGCTCCGACACCACAAGTTCAGCCTCCGGAGCCAATGCCGCCGTCCGCTGAGGTGTGTGTCGAAATCCAGACACTGACCGATGCCATTTGCGACAATGCAGGCCAGATCTGCCGGATCGCTGACGAACTCGGTGACGATGAAGCAGCGCAGGCGACCTGTGAACGGGCTCGACGAAGCTGTGAGGAAGCCGCGAAGCGCTCCGCCGCCTGCGGCCCACCCGCCGTCTCGTGA
- a CDS encoding SRPBCC family protein: MPNTVRLHRVIAAKPEKVYRAFLEPDAVASWLPPFGFTCTVHELEARVGGRHRMSFRNFTTGDSHSFGGEYLELVPGERLIYTDRFDDANLPGEMKVTVTLKAVSVGTEMTVVQEGIPDLIPPEACYLGWQESLRKLAKLVEPEINQ, translated from the coding sequence ATGCCGAACACCGTCCGCCTGCACCGCGTTATCGCCGCCAAGCCGGAGAAGGTCTATCGGGCGTTTCTCGAACCGGATGCTGTTGCCAGCTGGCTTCCGCCGTTCGGCTTCACCTGCACGGTTCACGAACTGGAGGCCAGGGTGGGCGGGCGGCACAGAATGTCGTTCCGGAATTTCACCACCGGCGACAGCCATTCCTTCGGCGGCGAGTACCTGGAACTCGTGCCGGGCGAGCGGCTCATCTACACCGACAGGTTCGACGACGCCAACCTGCCCGGCGAGATGAAGGTGACCGTGACGTTGAAGGCCGTATCGGTTGGCACGGAGATGACCGTCGTCCAGGAGGGCATCCCGGATCTGATACCGCCCGAGGCCTGCTACCTCGGCTGGCAGGAAAGCCTGCGGAAGCTGGCGAAGCTCGTGGAGCCCGAAATCAACCAGTAG